In a single window of the Pseudomonas oryzihabitans genome:
- the cysT gene encoding sulfate ABC transporter permease subunit CysT, producing the protein MSRRLSPVIPGFGLTLGFSLTYLALIVLIPLGAMFLHASQLTLGQFWSLITGRQVLAALQLSFGTALLAAFINGILGTLLAWVLVRYSFPGRKLIDAMVDLPFALPTAVAGIALTALYAPNGMIGSLFPFKIAYTPIGITLALIFVTLPFVVRTLQPVLADIPKEIEEAATCLGARPWQVFRYVLVPTLLPAWLTGFALAFARGVGEYGSVVFIAGNIPFKTEILPLLIVSKLDQYDYTGATGIGVFMLLVSFVMLLLINILQRRIQPNI; encoded by the coding sequence ATGTCTCGCCGTCTCTCCCCGGTCATACCCGGCTTCGGGTTGACCCTGGGCTTTTCCCTGACCTACCTCGCGCTGATCGTGCTGATCCCGCTGGGCGCCATGTTCCTCCATGCCAGCCAATTGACCCTCGGCCAGTTCTGGTCGCTGATCACCGGGCGCCAGGTGCTGGCCGCGCTGCAGCTGTCCTTTGGCACGGCCCTGCTCGCCGCCTTCATCAACGGCATCCTCGGCACCCTGCTGGCCTGGGTGCTGGTGCGCTACAGCTTCCCTGGGCGCAAGCTGATCGATGCCATGGTCGACCTGCCCTTCGCCCTGCCCACCGCGGTGGCCGGCATCGCCCTGACCGCGCTCTATGCGCCCAACGGCATGATAGGTTCGCTGTTTCCCTTCAAGATCGCCTATACCCCGATCGGTATCACCCTGGCGCTGATCTTCGTCACCCTGCCCTTCGTGGTGCGCACTCTGCAACCGGTGCTGGCGGACATCCCCAAGGAAATCGAGGAAGCCGCCACCTGCCTAGGCGCGCGCCCCTGGCAGGTGTTCCGCTACGTGCTGGTGCCGACCCTGCTGCCGGCTTGGCTGACCGGTTTCGCTCTGGCCTTCGCCCGCGGCGTGGGCGAGTACGGCTCGGTGGTGTTCATCGCCGGCAACATCCCGTTCAAGACCGAGATCCTGCCGCTGCTCATCGTCTCCAAGCTGGACCAGTACGACTACACCGGTGCCACCGGCATCGGCGTGTTCATGCTGCTGGTGTCCTTTGTCATGCTGCTGCTGATCAACATCCTGCAGCGCCGCATCCAGCCCAACATCTAA